The following proteins come from a genomic window of Paenibacillus spongiae:
- a CDS encoding phage portal protein — protein MSIFGRREQRDINGYSNEEFMRLLGINVGSVDKDKLSEITYFTCLRLLSESIAKLPLKLYREEAGKGIVKATDHYLYQKMKTRPSPFLSSFNFWSSIELNRNHFGNAYAYIEMNRGKVKWLHILPSDRVKIWLDNIGLISNENALWYIFTDQQNKEHKIHHQQILHFKTSMSLDGITGLSVQDCLKISVENAQAGQKFVNNYFKNGLFAKGLLQYTGEIEDSKRKVMQQKFESMSNGIQAAGRILPVPLGFSFSTINTDMVSSQFLELSKFTSLQIAASMGIKPNQINNMERSTHSNIEFEGLSFYIDTLLSNLTQYEQEVNFKLLGEKERERGHFWKWNVDAILRADFKTRMDGYAVAINNGFMKPNEARQKEDWPEEEDGNKLIVNGNYIPLSMVGQQYVEGGE, from the coding sequence TTGAGTATATTCGGACGAAGAGAGCAACGAGATATAAATGGCTATAGTAATGAAGAATTCATGCGGCTTCTTGGGATCAATGTAGGTAGTGTTGATAAAGATAAACTATCGGAAATTACATATTTTACCTGCCTCCGCCTGCTCTCAGAATCAATCGCCAAATTGCCCTTGAAACTCTATCGTGAAGAAGCGGGTAAAGGGATTGTTAAAGCGACAGATCATTATCTATATCAAAAAATGAAGACTAGACCTTCTCCATTCCTATCCAGTTTTAACTTTTGGTCTTCTATTGAACTGAATCGCAATCACTTTGGGAATGCATATGCCTATATTGAGATGAATCGAGGCAAAGTTAAATGGCTCCACATTTTACCTAGTGATCGAGTCAAGATTTGGCTGGACAATATTGGACTAATCAGCAACGAAAATGCGTTATGGTACATATTTACCGACCAACAAAACAAAGAACATAAGATACACCATCAACAAATCCTACATTTTAAAACTAGTATGAGTCTGGATGGGATTACAGGATTATCTGTTCAAGATTGTTTGAAAATTAGTGTTGAGAATGCTCAAGCAGGTCAGAAATTTGTGAACAATTACTTCAAAAATGGCTTATTCGCCAAAGGTTTGCTCCAGTATACAGGCGAAATTGAGGACAGTAAACGTAAAGTCATGCAGCAGAAATTTGAGTCAATGTCAAATGGTATTCAAGCGGCAGGTAGAATACTTCCCGTTCCACTTGGTTTTTCATTCAGCACAATCAATACAGATATGGTATCAAGCCAATTTCTTGAGTTGTCGAAATTCACATCTTTACAGATTGCCGCGTCGATGGGGATTAAGCCCAATCAAATTAATAACATGGAACGTTCTACACACTCGAACATTGAATTTGAAGGATTATCTTTCTATATCGATACTCTGCTTAGTAATCTTACACAGTATGAACAGGAAGTTAATTTTAAGCTGCTAGGTGAGAAGGAACGAGAGCGAGGACACTTTTGGAAGTGGAATGTAGACGCAATTCTGCGTGCTGACTTCAAAACTCGTATGGACGGTTATGCTGTTGCAATTAACAATGGTTTTATGAAGCCAAATGAGGCGCGTCAAAAAGAAGATTGGCCTGAAGAGGAAGATGGGAACAAGTTGATTGTCAATGGAAATTACATACCTCTCTCAATGGTTGGACAACAGTATGTGGAGGGAGGTGAGTAA
- a CDS encoding head maturation protease, ClpP-related, which yields MKWLNVKNAVDKAELYIYGDIVGSEWDKWTDTDTAPEDVLTLLSEIGENKPLDIYINSGGGSVFAGLAIYNILKRHPGYKIAYIDGLAASISSVIPFAANKIIIPSNSFMMIHKPWNWMAGNANDYRKMADDLDRIEQGILNVYQENLVDGVDIETIRGMVNAETWINGNEVANYFRVEVVGANNIAASITDRVKAYTNVPQELLNQSHVSKRQDEEQIELMKMQLELL from the coding sequence ATGAAATGGTTAAACGTAAAGAATGCGGTAGATAAAGCTGAACTTTACATATACGGTGACATCGTTGGTTCGGAATGGGATAAATGGACTGATACAGATACCGCTCCAGAGGATGTTTTAACTCTATTATCTGAGATTGGCGAGAATAAACCACTTGATATCTATATAAATAGTGGCGGTGGAAGTGTCTTCGCTGGACTAGCGATTTATAACATATTGAAGCGGCATCCAGGATATAAGATTGCATATATCGATGGCTTAGCGGCAAGTATTAGTTCAGTCATCCCGTTTGCAGCAAACAAGATAATTATCCCTTCGAATTCGTTCATGATGATACATAAACCGTGGAATTGGATGGCTGGAAATGCGAATGATTATCGTAAAATGGCAGACGATCTAGACCGTATTGAACAGGGAATCCTTAATGTGTATCAAGAGAATCTGGTTGATGGTGTTGACATTGAAACAATTCGCGGAATGGTCAATGCAGAGACCTGGATCAATGGTAATGAAGTAGCGAATTATTTTAGAGTTGAAGTCGTTGGAGCAAACAATATTGCAGCAAGCATTACGGATCGAGTAAAAGCCTATACAAATGTACCGCAGGAACTACTTAATCAGTCCCATGTGAGTAAACGACAAGATGAAGAACAAATTGAATTAATGAAAATGCAATTAGAGTTGCTATAA
- a CDS encoding phage major capsid protein: MKRIDELKQQLEEFKAEAQVLLNENKVSDAKTKMEEIKNLKESILIQEQLDAEALEQVQNKMNNQKENKQVENNTKQTANALRAMIKAGMGKSLTEAENALLVPSTGDGANGEGFLLPKDIRTLIVEKIRQYKSFRDVLGYIPTTALTGSFPVEDFETLSELVDFTDGTDGTEPTDIKFKNVAYALKQKGAIIKLSNTLLQMTDNNLIAYIVKVFAKKAVITENKMAIAALQAGKTVKALADWTVLKKSINVDLDEGVKYGCVIVTNQDGYDKLDSIVADGRPLLQPDVTSPNRKMFMGYPVHVFSNALLPTTGTTTKKAPIFYGNLAEAVSFVDNGAYAFATSEHAAFASNMTVARVIEYVDVAKVDASDKIYIAGEITIS, encoded by the coding sequence ATGAAACGTATTGACGAATTGAAACAACAACTAGAAGAGTTTAAAGCTGAAGCACAGGTACTTCTGAACGAGAACAAGGTTTCTGATGCTAAAACGAAAATGGAAGAGATCAAGAATCTAAAAGAGTCTATTCTCATCCAAGAGCAATTGGACGCTGAAGCACTTGAGCAAGTACAAAATAAAATGAATAATCAAAAGGAGAATAAACAAGTGGAGAATAACACGAAACAAACTGCAAATGCACTTCGCGCAATGATTAAGGCTGGTATGGGTAAAAGCCTGACTGAAGCGGAAAATGCCCTTCTTGTCCCTTCAACAGGTGATGGTGCAAATGGTGAAGGCTTCCTTCTACCTAAAGATATTCGAACTTTGATCGTTGAAAAAATCAGACAATATAAATCATTTCGTGATGTATTGGGTTATATTCCAACGACTGCACTCACTGGTTCTTTCCCAGTTGAAGACTTCGAAACTCTATCTGAGCTTGTTGACTTTACGGATGGCACAGATGGAACTGAACCAACTGATATTAAGTTTAAAAATGTTGCATATGCACTCAAGCAAAAAGGAGCGATTATTAAACTTTCAAACACTCTGCTCCAAATGACAGACAATAACTTGATTGCTTACATTGTTAAAGTATTTGCAAAGAAAGCCGTTATTACTGAGAACAAAATGGCTATTGCTGCACTTCAAGCTGGTAAAACCGTTAAAGCTTTGGCTGATTGGACTGTTCTTAAGAAGTCGATTAACGTGGACTTGGATGAAGGTGTTAAATATGGTTGCGTCATTGTTACCAATCAGGATGGCTATGACAAACTCGACTCCATTGTTGCAGACGGTCGTCCGCTTTTGCAACCAGACGTTACATCTCCTAACCGTAAGATGTTTATGGGTTATCCTGTACATGTATTCTCAAACGCTTTGCTTCCCACAACAGGCACTACTACCAAGAAAGCACCTATTTTCTATGGTAACTTGGCCGAAGCAGTTTCTTTCGTTGATAATGGTGCCTATGCATTCGCTACTTCTGAACACGCCGCCTTCGCATCGAACATGACCGTAGCACGGGTAATCGAATATGTAGATGTTGCTAAGGTTGATGCATCTGACAAAATTTATATTGCTGGAGAAATCACCATCTCCTAA
- a CDS encoding phage gp6-like head-tail connector protein, whose protein sequence is MLASLGTAKQFMNLPQDDFSQDDNLVLALLASSQAIENYCNRTFNKQSYTDILSAAGNYLSIKNFPVVRVNSVVSVNGDEITDYILLPDGILYRQNGWNIRDYNYTVTYEAGYVLPDEATTEQPQTLPKPLELACIFLAQMIFKGQIGLKEKRIADITYKYADVSDNQLPSTVVSLIQPYKVWWR, encoded by the coding sequence ATGCTAGCATCACTTGGAACAGCAAAGCAATTCATGAACCTTCCGCAAGATGACTTCAGCCAAGATGATAATCTCGTCTTGGCTCTTCTTGCTTCTTCACAAGCGATTGAGAATTATTGCAACCGGACATTTAACAAACAGTCGTATACAGATATCTTAAGCGCGGCAGGCAATTACCTATCAATTAAAAACTTTCCCGTTGTAAGAGTGAATTCAGTTGTTTCAGTTAATGGGGATGAGATAACTGATTATATTTTGTTACCAGATGGCATCCTATACCGCCAAAACGGTTGGAACATAAGAGATTACAATTACACTGTCACCTATGAAGCGGGTTATGTATTGCCAGATGAGGCAACGACAGAACAACCTCAAACATTACCTAAACCGCTTGAATTAGCTTGTATTTTCTTGGCTCAGATGATCTTCAAAGGACAAATTGGCTTAAAAGAGAAACGAATCGCAGACATTACATACAAATATGCCGATGTTTCTGACAATCAATTGCCATCAACCGTTGTTAGTCTAATTCAACCTTATAAAGTGTGGTGGCGATGA